A single Salmo trutta chromosome 14, fSalTru1.1, whole genome shotgun sequence DNA region contains:
- the LOC115208194 gene encoding uncharacterized protein LOC115208194 isoform X2, which produces MTLFIPDMAGRLFLLILLFDTFQYIKAKDLPQPSLTVIPAVIKERDSVQLNCQTPPSVSECYFKMEGQVEFTLPSPCQQTLTGTLMVRWTGQSSPAEVKIQCQYSATGPQFRSIYSEPSTVTIQDTPQLTVNSTVIRETESVQLSCDTPPSLHVSNCYFYIEVGKNLPDSLCTQTITGTELLKRAGPTFPVVVKVKCYYAVGKSHTSPFSNPVSVTVQDPKPDITVHFDVYFNVICLIPGSVSPDTTCNLYVGEESQPSFTEKIKKRKAPSASKQPFCQFTPIHSDLISRLQSVRSKEVSCDYKVSSGPNSLSPRSDGYSFTDLVGVHISDPTTIQTPSIAVDLTPGPRSTLPPSTNVSPTEGLTSPLTPSTAVNPSSGLTVCCTLTTDTPASPTERGQSSTESDVESNSKEIFLVGQLWQAAVASGVGVLLVGLTAVCLCRRTQKTNSQRPTARQDDHRQYDLVSMGAVSSGVMSDTYHVYSSIPDRPATSAQPDGLYSLLQTH; this is translated from the exons ATGACATTGTTCATCCCTGATATGGCTGGTCGTCTGTTTTTGCTCATCCTCCTTTTCG ATACCTTCCAGTACATCAAAGCCAAAG ATCTTCCTCAGCCCAGTCTGACAGTGATTCCTGCAGTCATCAAAGAGAGAGACTCAGTTCAGCTGAACTGTCAGactcctccatctgtctctgaGTGTTACTTCAAAATGGAAGGGCAAGTGGAATTCACCCTACCATCACCCTGTCAACAGACACTCACAGGAACACTAATGGTGAGGTGGACAGGTCAGAGTTCACCAGCTGAGGTCAAAATACAATGTCAGTACAGTGCTACAGGTCCACAGTTTAGATCCATATACAGTGAGCCTTCAACAGTCACAATTCAGG ACACTCCTCAGCTGACAGTGAATTCTACAGTCATCAGAGAGACAGAATCAGTTCAGCTGAGTTGTGatactcctccatctctccatgtgTCTAACTGTTACTTCTACATAGAGGTGGGGAAGAATCTTCCAGACTCATTGTGTACGCAGACAATAACAGGAACTGAGCTGCTGAAGAGGGCAGGTCCAACATTTCCAGTTGTGGTCAAAGTGAAGTGTTACTATGCTGTAGGGAAGTCTCACACATCTCCTTTTAGTAACCCTGTCTCAGTCACTGTTCAGG ATCCAAAACCAGACATTACAGTCCATTTTGATGTGTACTTCAACGTCATCTGTTTGATTCCTGGATCCGTCAGTCCTGACACCACCTGTAACCTGTATGTTGGAGAGGAGAGTCAGCCATCCTTCACAGAAAAGATCAAGAAGAGAAAAGCCCCCTCAGCATCCAAACAGCCGTTCTGTCAATTCACTCCAATACATAGTGATCTGATCAGTCGTCTACAGTCAGTGAGGAGTAAGGAGGTGAGCTGTGATTACAAAGTGAGCTCAGgaccaaactctctctctccacgcaGTGATGGGTACAGCTTTACAG ATCTGGTGGGAGTTCACATCAGTGATCCAACAACTATACAGACACCTTCTATAGCAG TGGATTTAACTCCAGGTCCTAGATCTACTTTGCCCCCCAGCACGAACGTGAGTCCTACAGAAG GTTTGACCTCCCCTTTGACCCCTAGCACGGCAGTGAATCCTTCATCAG GGTTGACTGTTTGCTGTACTTTGACCACTGACACCCCAGCGAGTCCAACTGAAA GAGGTCAAAGCTCCACAGAAAGTGATGTGGAATCAAACAGTAAAgaaatctttctgg TGGGGCAATTATGGCAGGCAGCAGTGGCTTCTGGAGTGGGCGTGCTCCTGGTAGGATTGACAGCTGTCTGTCTCTGCAGGAGGACCC agaAAACCAATTCTCAGAG ACCTACAGCCAGACAGGATGATCACAGACAAT ATGATTTGGTGTCTATGGGAGCGGTGAGCAGCGGAGTCATG TCTGATACGTACCACGTATACAGCTCAATCCCCGACAGACCAGCAACCTCAGCCCAGCCGGATGGGTTGTACAGTCTTCTGCAGACACACTGA